A genomic window from Silene latifolia isolate original U9 population chromosome 11, ASM4854445v1, whole genome shotgun sequence includes:
- the LOC141613982 gene encoding protein FAR1-RELATED SEQUENCE 5-like, with product MSTSDATTSSSTNNSFKTPRTRIETLNALQDIPLCPEEKKPKVGQVFKTLESAELFYKEYFTICGFTPRLATTKRIKGNELPNNFALRNVVCNRLGVKECRKRKRTDTDTNTAENDAQSDVTDISRVSPITRIDCRALVQFKYQENGTYIVTRFDEAHNHPLASPESTIFLKGNRKMTEVQKQFVTKVKVLKLGGLKAYRGWKELCGGYNNIGATEVDFKNFVRDIKTYIGNFDAQMFVENLIGKKDTCSSFYFDFIVDENKCLAGVFWADPICIKYYVLFSEVLSAYATYGTNKYDMVFAPFKGVDHHKRCITFGAGLIGDESIECYRWLFKTFFEAMGECQPRIIITDQDKSMKSVVPEVFKESTHRLCMWHIMKKLREKFSYQLFQDEDFKTRLNKCVWINQLEPDVFEEQWGKIMTDFQLVEHEWFSDLYDIREQWIPAYFKDVSMSGLMRVTSRSESENSFFDRFLTPHLTLVGFWVCYKSALEA from the coding sequence atgagtacaagtgatgcaactacgtCTTCTTCTACAAATAACAGCTTTAAGACACCAAGAACAAGAATTGAAACATTAAATGCACTCCAAGACATTCCATTATGTCCAGAGGAAAAGAAACCTAAAGTAGGACAAGTATTCAAAACACTAGAATCAGCAGAGTTATTCTACAAAGAATATTTTACAATCTGTGGGTTTACGCCAAGACTTGCAACAACAAAAAGGATTAAAGGCAATGAGTTACCAAACAACTTTGCATTAAGGAATGTTGTCTGCAATAGGCTAGGTGTAAAGGAATGTAGGAAAAGGAAGAGGACTGATACTGATACTAATACTGCTGAGAATGATGCACAATCTGATGTGACAGATATAAGCCGTGTGAGCCCGATTACAAGAATTGACTGTCGTGCATTAGTGCAGTTTAAATACCAAGAAAATGGAACTTATATAGTTACCAGATTCGATGAAGCCCATAACCATCCACTTGCTTCGCCGGAATCTACAATATTCTTGAAAGGAAACCGAAAAATGACAGAGGTACAGAAACAATTTGTCACAAAGGTTAAGGTGCTAAAACTAGGTGGTTTGAAAGCCTATAGAGGTTGGAAGGAGCTGTGTGGAGGTTACAACAACATTGGTGCTACTGAGGTTGATTTCAAAAACTTTGTCAGGGACATAAAAACCTACATTGGTAATTTTGATGCGCAAATGTTTGTTGAGAATCTTATTGGGAAAAAAGACACATGCagttcattttactttgattttatagTAGATGAAAACAAGTGCTTGGCTGGAGTGTTTTGGGCAGATCCGATCTGCATAAAGTACTATGTGCTGTTCAGTGAGGTGTTATCAGCATATGCTACATATggaacaaacaagtacgatatggtgTTTGCGCCTTTCAAAGGAGTTGATCACCACAAAAGGTGCATAACCTTTGGAGCTGGGTTGATAGGTGATGAAAGTATTGAGTGTTATAGATGGTTGTTCAAGACATTTTTTGAAGCAATGGGCGAGTGCCAGCCGAGAATTATAATTACTGATCAGGACAAATCAATGAAGTCGGTAGTCCCGGAAGTGTTTAAGGAGTCAACACACAGACTGTGCATGTGGCACATAATGAAGAAACTAAGAGAAAAATTCAGTTATCAACTGTTTCAAGATGAGGATTTTAAGACCAGGCTCAATAAGTGTGTTTGGATCAACCAACTTGAGCCTGATGTATTCGAAGAACAATGGGGGAAGATAATGACTGATTTTCAACTTGTAGAACACGAGTGGTTTTCAGATTTGTACGATATCAGGGAACAGTGGATCCCTGCCTATTTTAAAGATGTTTCCATGTCTGGCTTGATGAGGGTTACTTCTAGGTCTGAGAGTGAAAACAGTTTCTTTGATAGGTTCCTCACACCTCATTTGACCCTTGTTGGGTTTTGGGTGTGCTATAAGAGTGCCTTGGAAGCATAA
- the LOC141613983 gene encoding uncharacterized protein LOC141613983 → MNTLVNGSWVVMRDFNNVLSLNERLGSEVTNYEIRDFQKCVAKCGLVDVPAQGAYVTWNNKHDPGSMVFSRIDRVMSNDEWLLQFPDVNIMFHPEGLFDHCPCTILLAPHDIRRKGNFKYFNMWGKDPDFLHTVQEIWDSEVEGYKMFQLVKYLKWLKLPLKRLNGSVFANIKRSAQVAQMHMFSMQRKLHDDPLNLEVQAEETATCESFKLL, encoded by the coding sequence ATGAATACGTTGGTTAATGGTTCTTGGGTGGTCATGAGGGATTTTAATAATGTGTTATCTCTCAATGAAAGATTGGGGTCTGAGGTTACTAATTATGAGATCAGGGATTTCCAGAAGTGTGTGGCTAAGTGTGGTCTAGTGGATGTTCCTGCACAGGGGGCTTATGTCACTTGGAATAACAAGCATGACCCAGGTAGTATGGTGTTCAGTAGAATTGATAGGGTGATGAGTAATGATGAGTGGCTTTTGCAGTTTCCGGATGTCAACATTATGTTCCATCCTGAGGGCCTTTTTGATCATTGCCCCTGCACTATTTTGTTGGCTCCTCATGATATCAGAAGGAAAGgtaatttcaaatatttcaacatGTGGGGTAAGGACCCTGATTTCTTGCACACTGTCCAGGAGATTTGGGATTCTGAAGTGGAGGGTTATAAGATGTTTCAACTTGTCAAGTATCTCAAATGGTTAAAATTGCCTCTAAAAAGGCTCAATGGGAGTGTATTTGCCAATATTAAGAGATCTGCTCAAGTGGCTCAAATGCATATGTTCTCTATGCAAAGGAAGCTCCATGATGATCCTTTAAACCTTGAGGTTCAAGCTGAGGAGACTGCTACCTGTGAGAGTTTTAAATTGTTGTAG